The sequence below is a genomic window from Zygosaccharomyces rouxii strain CBS732 chromosome D complete sequence.
GTGCGATCTGATGTTAGCGGCGGTGGCTACAAATACAAGCGTATCTTGGTCGTCTTTGTCAAATTCGATATTGTAATCCTCCTCAACAATCCTATCCATTAGCTTCTCGGTCacattgataaattggcTGATTTGTTCCTCCAGGCTCCAAATTGCATTTAAATCTGTAGAATCATGACCATCCTTAGCACTATCTATTAAATCATCGGTTAATGGAGTAGGTTTAGCTCTCGATTTCCAtaaattatccaattgtAACAGTTTTTCGATATCTTTAACaaataatttctttagGATGTCGGTGATATGGACCTTGtcttgatgatgaacaatttgCTGTAAATCATGTAATTCATTAGTTTCTTGCttgattctttcaatttcttccttgtCATCAGTCCCCCAATCGTTACCATCGCTATCTCCAGTAGTTGATGATTGGTCAGATGTGAATAATTGGTTAAAGAGGAAATTTTTCGCCCAGACTATGCAGTGGATTGGTTGTGATGGGGTTGATCTAATAGTACACACGGGAAAAGTCTTGGGAGTCTCCTTCTTTGTGCAGTCAAAACATTCGGTATTACCTGGTAAAATAGGCTGGATATAACCGTCAAATCCTGACGTACCAGATTCAATCAACGgtttctttaaaaattgtgaaattttattcacATACCGTCTTGCAGCTAAATTGTCTAACCCATTGAgaaaaatatcaaattgatcaaacCAATGTAGTGGGAATTGGTTTGTATCCATAACGTTGCCCTGATATGGTACCAGTTTGGAGTTGCTGAAATGTTGAACGGCTTTAACAGCTGTTGTAGATTTTGGTTGTTTAATGTCCTTTTGTCTGAATAAAAACTGACGATTTAGATTGGATAAGTCGATGGTATCAAGATCTACAATGTGAATTTCACCGAATCCCATTAAGATACAGTCTTTTAACAGTTCTGATCCAATTCCACCGGCACCAACAATCAAACACTTAAACTGCTGAAGTTTAGCATAGTTTTCAGGACCAACGATACGTGTAATAGATGATTCTCTACCCATAGCTCCGATAAATACGATAAGCTCTTGCAATGGGGGGGATTTGATAACAGTATTTCAAAGGGTTTCTTATTGGCGTCAATTACGTACATTTTTCTATTGATTGAAGAGTTGCAAATAACTGGCTATAGCACATCACGTGATATGTTAGAGTTGTATAACGGTAATTAACGATGGATCGATTTAGTCTGGTGCAGGTGGCCGTAGCGTACAATAAGCTGCCTTATGTCCATGAATATATGCTAATGGATGAGATTGGTAAAGTCACGTGACTTGAACTCTATGAGAATTTGGATTAGCCGCCGTGAGAACAGTGTAGGTAAGCATGCTCTAGTGGTGTAACCCTCAGTTTTCTGTTTTTGTATTGCTACG
It includes:
- the UBA2 gene encoding E1 ubiquitin-activating protein UBA2 (similar to uniprot|P52488 Saccharomyces cerevisiae YDR390C UBA2 Nuclear protein that acts as a heterodimer with Aos1p to activate Smt3p (SUMO) before its conjugation to proteins (sumoylation) which may play a role in protein targeting essential for viability) — encoded protein: MGRESSITRIVGPENYAKLQQFKCLIVGAGGIGSELLKDCILMGFGEIHIVDLDTIDLSNLNRQFLFRQKDIKQPKSTTAVKAVQHFSNSKLVPYQGNVMDTNQFPLHWFDQFDIFLNGLDNLAARRYVNKISQFLKKPLIESGTSGFDGYIQPILPGNTECFDCTKKETPKTFPVCTIRSTPSQPIHCIVWAKNFLFNQLFTSDQSSTTGDSDGNDWGTDDKEEIERIKQETNELHDLQQIVHHQDKVHITDILKKLFVKDIEKLLQLDNLWKSRAKPTPLTDDLIDSAKDGHDSTDLNAIWSLEEQISQFINVTEKLMDRIVEEDYNIEFDKDDQDTLVFVATAANIRSHIFGIPIKTVFDIKQIAGNIIPAIATTNAIVAGLSTLTALRLLNFLPYAKTNSGLDVNMAFTARASNLSKDRYLSNPKLAPPNCNCAVCAKVARGVVKITEKGLEKLTLSQLIDLLKKKYNYPSETSLIDTSDQRLLVDFDFEDLLDRTLSQAKLHDGSVILFSDEEGDESEMYRKPLEIYLDVVEESAINSEIELPALEIPLFTPPKQEEEDEGKETSTEESPEKEEDKNGIVILDEDEGKDEKDGTTTKRPRSPDQTENDSKRAKTSKNHNDENGVIELD